The sequence CGCTTCTAACACCAAATATGTCAGAATTTGAAGCAGTAGTCGGACATTGTAAAGATGAAGAGGATATTGTAGCAAAAGGCTTAAAAATGATTGCAGACTTTGAGCTTTCAGCCTTGTTAGTCACTCGTTCCGAAAAAGGAATGACCTTGCTACGTGCCGGTAAAGAACCTTACCACTTACCAACTCAAGCTAAAGAAGTTTATGATGTAACCGGTGCCGGTGATACTGTTATCAGCGTACTTGCAACAGCCATTGCAGATGGCCGCCCTTATGAAGAGGCTTGCTATTTAGCTAATGCGGCAGCAGGTGTAGTAGTCGGTAAACTAGGTACATCAACTGTAAGCCCTGTTGAGCTTGAAAATGCAGTGCATCAGCGTGCGGAAACCGGGTTTGGAATCGTTTCTGAAGCAGAATTAAAAGTTATTACCGATGAAGCTAAAAAACGTGGTGAGAAAATCGTAATGACCAATGGCTGCTTTGATATCCTTCATCCGGGGCATGTTTCCTACTTAGAGAATGCCCGTAAATTAGGTGATCGTTTAATTGTGGCTGTGAATACGGATAACTCGGTTAAACGTTTAAAAGGTGAATCTCGCCCAATTAACAATTTAGATGCTCGTATGGCAGTACTAGCGGGCTTAGCCTCTGTGGATTGGGTTGTGCCTTTTGATGAAGATACGCCACAACGTTTAATCGGTGAAATTCTCCCTGATCTTTTAGTCAAAGGGGGAGACTATAAGCCAGAAGAGATTGCAGGCAGTCAAGAAGTTTGGGCAAACGGCGGAGAAGTTAAAGTATTAAACTTTGAGAACGGTTGCTCTACTACCAATGTAATTAAGAAAATTCAAGCATTATAATGACTATGAAAAAAATCATAATTGATACTGAGCAATTTCAGCGAACGATATCTCGTATTTCGCATCAAATTATCGAAAAACACGGGGATATGCAAAATGTGGTTATTGTAGGTATTAAGCGTCGAGGAGCTGAAATTGCTGAGTTAATTCAAAAACGTATAGCTGAGTTATCTGATATCCATTTACCTAGTATGGCATTAGATATTACTTTCTATCGTGATGATTTAGATTTAATTTATCAGGATCCGGTCTTTACCGGTGCCGATAATCAGCTCAATCTCAATGGTAAAAAAGTAATTTTGGTTGATGATGTGCTATTTACCGGCAGAACCATTCGGGCTGCATTAGATGCTTTATTAGATTTTGGGCGGGCTGCTCGTATTGAGTTGGTAATATTTGTCGATCGTGGACATCGTGAGTTACCTATTCGAGCAGATTATGTCGGGAAAAATATTCCTACGGCAAAAAATGAACAGATTCAAGTCCAAACATCACATTATGATGGAATTAATCAAGTGGTCTTAGTTCCTGCTTTGAATGAAGAAACTGCTTAAGTTTCGTGAACCTTTTCTATAAAATTATCTCTAATGAAAGGTATTACTTATTATCTCCACTAGGATTGTTATAAAAATGAAATTAGTAAAATCATTATTTGCTGTAGCCGTTGCTACATTTAGTCTTACCCAAACTGCTCACGCTTTTGAAGAACGCGTTGTAGCTTTAGTTAATGATACGCCGGTGATGGCCAGCCAAGTGCAACGTATTTTAGGCAAGAAAAAAGTGTCTGAAACGGCTCACCGTGCTGCCATTGATCAAGTGATTGATGATATATTAGTTCAACAAGTCACCAAAGAAGCGGGTATTACCATTAGCCCTTCGGCAGTTAACCAAGCAGTTGAAAATGTGGCTATCCAAAACGGTATTACCTATGGTCAGCTATTAGATGCTTTAGACTACCAAGGCATTACACTTGAACAATTTAAACGCAATATTGCTCAACAAATGGCAATGGAACAGGTTCGCCATATCAGTATCAGCAGATCTATTCAAGTTGCACCAGAGCAAGTTAAATCTTTAGCCCAAGAATTAATGGCAAAAGATAAAGCAGCCGGTAAACTCAAAACGGTTTTAGGTAAAGAACACCGTGTAAGCCATATTCTGCTTAAAACTAACCCAATCTTAAATGATGCACAAGCAAAAGCAAAATTAAATAGTTTAGCTGCTGATATCAAAGCCGGTAAGACTACTTTTGAGCAAGCTGCAAAAGAAAACTCTGTTGATTATGCTTCTGCTGCAGATGGCGGGGATTTAGGTTTTAATATCTTAGAGATTTATGATCCTGCATTCGCAAATGTAGCTGCAAAAATGAAAAAAGATCAAATTTCTGCGCCATTTAAATCGCAATTCGGTTGGCATATTCTTAAAATTACTGATGTCCGTGAAGGAGATAGAACCGAAGATGCTTATCACCAACGAGCTTATCAGCAGCTAATCACCAAACAAGCTGAGGAGGCTTCCAAAGATTGGATCAAAGCATTAAGAAGCACTGCAAATATTCAATACATTGGTCAATAATTAAATAGATTCTAAGAACCTCGCATTGCGGGGTTCTTTTCTTATTACTAAAAAGGATAAAAATGAGTTCACCAAATTCCAAAAAACATTTAGGTCATACCGCTCGTAAACGTTTCGGGCAAAACTTCTTATACGATATGAATATAATTGATGGTATTGTTTCTGCAATCAACCCTAAAAACGGTCAGTTTCTATTAGAAATTGGCCCGGGTTTAGGCGCTTTAACCGAGCCTGTAGCAGAACTTGTCGATAAATTAACGGTAGTAGAATTAGACCGTGATTTAGCAGAACGTCTTCGCCATCACCCATTCCTAAATCAAAAATTAACAGTGATTGAACAAGATGCTCTACGTTTTAATTTTCGTGAATATTTTGAAAGTCTGAATTTAGCTGAAAATGAAGCAGTGCGAGTATTTGGTAACTTACCGTATAATATTTCTACTCCATTAATATTTCACCTATTCAAATTCCATGATTTGATTGAAGATATGCACTTTATGCTGCAAAAAGAGGTAGTAAAACGTTTATGTGCCGCACCTAACAGTAAAGCTTATGGTAGATTGACCATTATGGCGCAATATTATTGCCAAGTAATGCCTGTACTTGAAGTACCGCCTACAGCCTTTAAGCCTGCACCTAAAGTGGATTCTGCCGTTGTGCGTTTAGTACCTTACAAACAATTACCTTACCCGGTTAAAGATGTTTACTGGCTAAACCGTGTAACAACACAAGCCTTTAACCAACGCCGTAAGACATTGCGTAATGCTCTATCAACACTCTTTAGTGCAGAACAACTTGAAGCATTAGAGATTGATTTAACTGCTCGTGCAGAAAATTTAACCATTAAAGATTATGTGCGCTTAGCAAATTGGTTATGCGATAACCCACCAGAAGTGGATAATCTTGAAGAAATTGCCGATGAAGATTGCTAAAAAGCTAAGATAAGATAGAAACAACAAGCGGTTATATTTGTAAAAAATTTTGCAAATATAACCGCTTGTGTATTGAGATGAGAGAAAATTATTTCGTACCGAAAATTTTATCGCCCGCATCGCCCAAACCCGGGATGATATAGCCTTTTTCGTTTAAATGGCTGTCAATTGAAGCGGTATAAAGCTCAACATCCGGATGGGCTTCTTCTAAAACCTTAACTCCTTCAGGTGCTGCAACTAAAACTAATACCTTGATATGTTTACAACCTGCTTCTTTTAGCAGATCGATAGTGGCAACCATTGAACCACCGGTTGCTAACATTGGGTCAGTGATAATGGCTAAACGCTCGTCTACATCATTAGCTAATTTTTTAAAATAAGGCACAGGTTGTAGCGTTTCTTCATCACGGTAAATGCCAACAACACTAATACGGGCACTCGGAATATGCTCTAACACACCATCCATCATACCTAAACCTGCTCGTAAAATAGGCACAACTGTGACTTTCTTGCCTTTGATACGCTCAACTGCAACTTTATCACCACTCCAACCATCAATTTCAACTTCTTCCATCTCCAAATCTTTGGTTGCTTCATAAGTCAGTAAACTGCCTATTTCATTTGCAAGCTCACGGAAATCTTTGGTGCTAATGTCCGCTTCACGCATTAAGCCTAATTTATGCTTTACAAGCGGGTGTTTTACTTCAACAATTTTCATTTTAAGTTCCCCTTTGAAAGAATTTATGCACTATTTTTGATTTTTGCCAATTCTTCATCTTTTAATACTCGACGAAGAATTTTGCCTACATTACTTTTTGGTAGCTCATCACGGAATTCAATATCTCGTGGAATTTTATAGCCGGTTAAAAATTGACGGCAGTAAGTACGCAATTCATCACGTGTCAGGCTTTCCTCTTTTTTCGTCACAAAAATTTTAATACTCTCACCGGAAGCCGGATTTGGCACACCAATAGCAACCACCTCGTTAACTTTCGGATTTTGTGAGATAACTTCTTCAATTTCAGTTGGATAAACATTAAAACCCGACACAATAATCATATCTTTTTTGCGATCGACAATGCGTAAATTAAGATCTTGCCCCATCTCGACAATATCCCCCGTCGCCATCCAACCATCTTTTAATACTTCTACTGTTTCATCCGGGCGGTTCCAATACCCTTGCATCACTTGAGGGCCTTTTACTAATAATTCTCCGCGCTCACCAAGCGGTACTTCATTACCTTCATCATCTACAATACGGATATCGGTATTAGGTACAGGCACACCAATAGAACCAGAATATTCCTGCGAATCTCCACGCGTTGCGGAAATCAACGGGGAACATTCGGTCATTCCATAGCCTTCAATAATATGGCAACCTGTTAAGTCATGCCAACGTTTGGCAACATTAGATTGAATTGCTGCACCACCGCCTACACTTAATTTCAACGAAGAAAAATCAACTTCTTTTAAGCTTTCATGATTTAATAAGGCATTGAAAAGGGTATTTACGCCTGTAATCACAGAAACACGATATTTTTTTAATTCTTTAATAAAGCCCGGAATATCACGAGGGTTAGTAATGAATAAACCTGTAATCCCCAATTCAAGGAATAATAGGCAGTTTAGCGATAATGCAAGCACATGATATAGTGGCAGTGGTACTACCCCGATAAGATTAGATGAGCTTCCTAATAACGGTTCAACAATCCATTTTGCTTGCATCATATTAGCGATAAGATTTTGATGCGTCAGCATTGCGCCTTTAGCCACACCGGTTGTCCCACCTGTGTATTGTAAAAAAGCAAGCTCGGCACTATTAATTGTCGGCTTAACATATTGTCTTTGCTTACCAATACTTAAAGCTTCACGAAAACTTACTGCATGAGGCAACTTATATTTAGGTACTAACTTCTTAATATATTTAACAACAAAATTAACCAATGTACGTTTACCAAATGAGAGCTGATCGCCCATTCGAGTTAAAATAACGTGTTTAATGTTGGTATTAAAAACCACTTTTTCTAATGTAGCCGCAAAGTTAGACACAATGACAATCGCTTTTGCTCCGCTATCATTTAGCTGATGCTCTAATTCGCGTGGGGTATAAAGTGGATTCACATTCACCACTACCAACCCCGCACGTAAAGCACCAAATAAGGCAATGGGATACTGTAATAAATTGGGCATCATTAACGCAATACGATCGCCTTTCTGTAAACGCAATTCATTTTGTAAATAAGCTGCAAATGATCGACTGCGTTCTTCTAATTTACGGAAGGTCAGAATTTGCCCCATATTAATATAAGCCGGCATATCAGGATGACGCTGTATCGCCGCTTCAAACATTTCGACTAAAGATTCATATTGATTAGTCTCAATTGTTTGTGGTGAATAGGGAGGGTAATTCTTAAACCATATTTTTTCCATGATAGTCTCCTAAACTTTGCCTAAAAATATAGGCGAAAAATGTGCTTGCCTGCTGCGTTTATCTATACATTTTTTCACAGCCCAGAAAGTTATTCCTGTAAAAAGCAACATTGTGAGTAAAACAATAAGTTCATTTGCAAAAAATTGTGAAAATATGACCGCTGTCATTATCAATACGAATAGTGGCAAACCGTAAATTAGCCCTACACTTTCCAGCAAAGTGTTTTCAGGCAGTCCAAGTTTAATTTCATCCCCAATTTGTAGTGGCTCATCCACTTTAATACTAAATTTAGGCGCTGTTTTTTCTCCAACTAATGCAGATAAAGCGGTTGTTCCACACATAGAATTAGCAGAACAACCTCCACAACCGCGTTTAGCATAGCATTGAACAACTGCAACACCACTTTTATACGCTACAACAGTAGCCTGCTCCATCATCATTAGTTAGCCTCTCCTAAAAATCGAATACTTTGTAGGATCTGCTTAGCTGATTGAATAGGAATTTCGCCAATAATCACAATATCTTTATCATTTACTGTTTGATTTAAAATCGTCAATTTTCCTTGTTGCCAAGCGTACTCATTAAAATTAACACCTTGGCTTGGCATAACATAAATATTTAATGTAGATAAACCATCGCTATATAAACGACTATCAATACTTTCATTTTCAAGTTTATACATTGCCCCATTCATCGTCTGGTTTTCAATTAAGTTAAAACCTGTTGGTAACCAATCAACTTCCCAATTATGCTGTGATTTCAATGCTTCTATATTGATTGAAGTCAATGCTGGTAGCACAAGTGATTCAATTGCAGAAGCAATCAGCTCAAGCTCCTTAGCCCGATATAAATGCAGCACTCTAAACTCTTCTAAAACAGCATTATCAACACTGCGTAATTGGCTTTTTAGCAATAAATGGCTTTCATCATCAATCCAAAGTGTATAAGAATGGCGTAAATTATCATTTGGCACGATTCGGATTACTCGGGCAATTCGATCGGCAATACGGTCTTTACCCGAATCTAAAAAAACATAGCCTTTTAAATTTACATAATCGGCATAAAGAACATTAGGCAGGTTATCAAGAATATGAGGGGTATTTAAACTAAACGGACGAAAATTGTATCCCAAATAACTAATAGTTTGATTTTTTAGAATAATCTCTTCGCGGCTACGATCTAGATTTAACAATTGAGCATACTCTTTGCCATCCATAAAGGTATGTCGTAGACGAAAAGATTCCACATCTCCTTCCGTTTGCAAAATATAAAGTAGTTCATAAGTTGATTTTTTATGTGCTTGTGTCATTGCTTCTAAATAAGACAAGGGGGGTTTTACCCCTGTTTCTGCCCAAGAAAGAGTAGATTGAGCAAAAATAAGAATAAATAGAAACACATATTTTTTCATCTTAACAAACATACTTATTCTCTAATCAACTAAATCTGGCACATTCTATCAAAAATTTTCTATGATTTCGCTATTTGTTGGTAATTTCTTGTCTTTTAGATACATTTACATACAAAAAGCCACGTAATTATCTGTCCATTACGTGGCTTTTCGCTAACTTATCTCAATAAATTATTTCTGACCCTCTTCTTGAGTCTCTATATTTGAAGTCTGCGCCTTCTCTTTTTCAGTTTCAGTTAGAATTACATTATTAGTACGGCGTTGTAATTCATGATTTTCTAATAACGCATTTATTCTACGCTGCTGAACTTCCAACTGCTCTGCTGTCGGCTGAGCATTAGCCGGAGCATTGTAGCTTACAGCTTCAATAGAATTGCTAAACGGTAGAGTTTGCAAGATATTGGGTTGAGCTTGAGCAACCTCATCTTTATGGTTAAAAGAATTCACACCTAAAACAGCAACTAAACATACAGAGGCAGCGATACCGGCTTGCATAATCGGTGTACTCCAGCGTTTAAGTTTAAGCAGCAAACCTTTAGGTTGTTTATTTTTCTCTTCAGAAGGTAATGCGTCGATTTCTTCGTTTTCAAGCAAGGCCTCCATTTTTGCAGAGAAATCATTACCTAAAATAATTTCATCTCCGTGCATCATACTACGAATAGTATGATAGCTTGCCCACTTTTGCTTTAACTCCGGGCTACTTGTTAATGTTTCGACAAAATCCGTATCAACACCCTGCCCATCCATATAAGCTGAAAGGTACTCGTTCTGTTGAATAATGCTTTGTTGCATAATCGACTCCAATGATTTTTACATCTATTCTATACTAACTAATACTTCAAAATTCTGATTACTGCATAAGCGGATTGACTTTCGCATCAATCGCTTCTCTAGCTCGGAAAATTCGTGAACGAACTGTACCTACCGGGCATTCCATGACTTCAGCAATTTCTTCATAACTTAAACCTTCCAATTCTCTTAATCGAATTGCGGTTTTCAATTCATCCGGCAAATTCTCAATCGTATCAAATACAACACGCTTTAATTCTTCAGATAGCACTAAATTTTCCGGTGTATCACTTTCTCGTAACTGAACACCTACATCATAGCTCTCAGCATCTTCTGCTAAAATATCCTCTTTAGGCGGTCTTCTACCTAAAGAGGTCAAATGATTCTTTGCAGTATTCACTGCTATTCTATAAAGCCACGTATAAAAAGCACTTTCCCCGCGAAAAGATGCTAAAGAACGGTAAGCCTTAATAAAAGATTCTTGCACAATATCCGGAATATCATCTCTTGCGACATAGCGAGTAAGCAAACCGGCTACACGGTTTTGATAACGTACCACAAGTAAATTAAATGCTTTTTTATCACCTTTTTGTGCTTTTTCGACTAATTCTTGGTCGGTGATCTGTTCGCTCAACTGCGGACTCTCCTAATAATAAACTGTGTCATTTCCATTGCACACACTCCATTAGTGTGTACCTTACGATAAAAAGTTCAAAAAATTTAATATTTTTTACGTGAAATTTTTTAGTTTCTTAATCATGCCTAAGACAGAATTAAGAAAGCGGTCGGATTTTATCGAAAATTTGCAAAATTTTCAAAAAATCTGACCGCTTGTAATATTTTATCACAGATAAGCGACAACTATTTCTTCGATTTTAAATCCGCTACTTTTTGTGAACGGTAAATCGCATTGATAGCATGGATTAAGGCTCTTGCAGAACTTTCCACAATGTCTGTTGCCAAGCCTACACCATGGAATTTTCTACCCTCGTATTCAACTACAATATCCACTTGTCCCAAAGCTTCCGCCCCTTCACCTTTCGCAGTTAAATTATAATGTGACATTTTCAAATCCATTCCGACAATTTGCATAATCGCATTATAAACCGCATCTACCGGTCCATTTCCGCCATTTGAAGTTTGGTTCATTCGCTTGCCGTCTAACTCAACTTGAACGAAAGCAGAAGCCGGCAATGTGCTAATAGTTTGTGAGGTAATAACATCTAATTTTAATCTGTCTTCATCACCTTGCTGCATATCAATAAATGCTAGAGCTTCCAAATCATAGTCAAACACCTGACCTTTTTTATCTGCTAACTGTAAGAATGCCTCATATAATTTATCCAAATCATAATCGGTTTCAGTATAACCCATATCTGCCATATGCCCTTTCACCGCAGCACGGCCTGAACGAGCAGTTAAATTCAACTTCTCTTTTTTCAAACCAATAGTCTCCGGCGACATAATTTCATAGGTATTTTTATTTTTAAGCATACCGTCTTGGTGAATACCTGAAGAATGAGCAAAAGCATTACTGCCTACAATCGCTTTATTCGGTTGAATAGGCATATTACACAATTGGCTTACCATTTGACTCACTCGGTGAATTTCTTGCGTGTTAATACGAGTATCCACGCCTAAGAATTCTTGGCGGGTCTTGATTGCCATAACAACTTCTTCTAAGGCGGTATTACCTGCTCGTTCACCAATACCGTTAATTGTACATTCAATCTGTCTTGCACCATTTTGAATTGCAGTTAATGAATTCGCAGTTGCCATACCTAAATCATTATGGCAGTGAACCGATACCACCGCTTTATCAATATTTGGAACACGATTCATTACCTGATGAATAATATTGCCGTATTCATTCGGTAAACAGAACCCTACAGTGTCCGGAATATTCACTGTAGTTGCACCTGCATTAATCGCTGCTTCAACAATACGGCAGATGTTATCAATACCTGTACGACCGGCATCTTCACAGGAAAATTCCACATCATCGGTATAACCTCTGGCACGTTTTACTGCCGCAACAGCCATTTCAACAACATCATCAAAAGAGCGTTTTAATTTTGCTTCAACGTGTAAGGCTGAACTTGCAATAAAGGTGTGGATACGAAAAGCCTCCGCCACTTTTAATGCTTCATAAGCTGCATCAATATCTTTTGCGACCGCACGAGAAAGTGCCGCTACACGGCTATTTTTAATATGGCGTGCAATTGTTTGAACAGACTCAAAATCACCGGATGAAGAAACCGGAAAACCAACTTCCATTACATCAACGCCTAAACGCTCTAATGCCAATGCAATTTGTAATTTTTCTTTTACTGTTAGACTTGCTTTTAATGATTGTTCGCCATCACGTAAAGTTGTATCAAAAATAATAATATTATTGCTCATAGAAAATCCTTAATTATTTTGAAATATTTTTACCTAATAAAAAAAAGCCCGCAGGTTAAAGTGCGGGCAAGATGTGGATAGTCCATTTACTTTCTCCAGACAATCTCTATACTCGCACAGAATACGATAATAGAGATAATCGGAGAAGGGTAAATTTTTCCATATTGTGTTGTGTGTGTTTATGTTTCATTGTTATTCGGTAATGGATGTATATTATCTTCATCCAAAGTAATGTCAATAGTATTTTTACCTAACGCAAACGGTTACCCTTTATTTTTGAGTAATAAAAACAGATGATTTATCTAATAAAGCAATTTAATTTAGATAAAAAAACCATTTGCACTTATTAATTTAAGAGAATACTTTACCTTTAAATACAAAATTAAATATTTCAACTTTCAAAAATATTTTTTAATTTTTTGTTAATTTTTTTAAAAAAAGCTATAACACTATTTTCTTTGAAGTTTGAACTCAAATTTGATACCTTTTCACCAATTTTAAGTTTTAAGGATATATTATGAATTTACCTTTTCGTGCCATTATTTCAGATCTTGACGGTACCCTTTTGAATGCCGATCATAAAATCGGTCGTTTTACTATAGAGACCCTGGAAAAATTATCCCAACAAGGCGTGGATATCTTTTTCGCTACAGGTCGAAATTA comes from Mannheimia granulomatis and encodes:
- the hldE gene encoding bifunctional D-glycero-beta-D-manno-heptose-7-phosphate kinase/D-glycero-beta-D-manno-heptose 1-phosphate adenylyltransferase HldE codes for the protein MMMQYSPKFNNAKVLVLGDVMLDRYWFGATNRISPEAPVPVVKVQDIEERAGGAANVAMNIASLGVPVALHGLIGQDDAGNALDKLLNSYNIQNHCVAIDSHPTITKLRILSRHQQLLRLDFEEGFHNVDSSALLAKLSQEITAYGALILSDYGKGTLESVQQMIQIARQANVPVLIDPKGTDFERYRGATLLTPNMSEFEAVVGHCKDEEDIVAKGLKMIADFELSALLVTRSEKGMTLLRAGKEPYHLPTQAKEVYDVTGAGDTVISVLATAIADGRPYEEACYLANAAAGVVVGKLGTSTVSPVELENAVHQRAETGFGIVSEAELKVITDEAKKRGEKIVMTNGCFDILHPGHVSYLENARKLGDRLIVAVNTDNSVKRLKGESRPINNLDARMAVLAGLASVDWVVPFDEDTPQRLIGEILPDLLVKGGDYKPEEIAGSQEVWANGGEVKVLNFENGCSTTNVIKKIQAL
- the pyrR gene encoding bifunctional pyr operon transcriptional regulator/uracil phosphoribosyltransferase PyrR translates to MKKIIIDTEQFQRTISRISHQIIEKHGDMQNVVIVGIKRRGAEIAELIQKRIAELSDIHLPSMALDITFYRDDLDLIYQDPVFTGADNQLNLNGKKVILVDDVLFTGRTIRAALDALLDFGRAARIELVIFVDRGHRELPIRADYVGKNIPTAKNEQIQVQTSHYDGINQVVLVPALNEETA
- a CDS encoding peptidylprolyl isomerase, giving the protein MKLVKSLFAVAVATFSLTQTAHAFEERVVALVNDTPVMASQVQRILGKKKVSETAHRAAIDQVIDDILVQQVTKEAGITISPSAVNQAVENVAIQNGITYGQLLDALDYQGITLEQFKRNIAQQMAMEQVRHISISRSIQVAPEQVKSLAQELMAKDKAAGKLKTVLGKEHRVSHILLKTNPILNDAQAKAKLNSLAADIKAGKTTFEQAAKENSVDYASAADGGDLGFNILEIYDPAFANVAAKMKKDQISAPFKSQFGWHILKITDVREGDRTEDAYHQRAYQQLITKQAEEASKDWIKALRSTANIQYIGQ
- the rsmA gene encoding 16S rRNA (adenine(1518)-N(6)/adenine(1519)-N(6))-dimethyltransferase RsmA, translated to MSSPNSKKHLGHTARKRFGQNFLYDMNIIDGIVSAINPKNGQFLLEIGPGLGALTEPVAELVDKLTVVELDRDLAERLRHHPFLNQKLTVIEQDALRFNFREYFESLNLAENEAVRVFGNLPYNISTPLIFHLFKFHDLIEDMHFMLQKEVVKRLCAAPNSKAYGRLTIMAQYYCQVMPVLEVPPTAFKPAPKVDSAVVRLVPYKQLPYPVKDVYWLNRVTTQAFNQRRKTLRNALSTLFSAEQLEALEIDLTARAENLTIKDYVRLANWLCDNPPEVDNLEEIADEDC
- the upp gene encoding uracil phosphoribosyltransferase is translated as MKIVEVKHPLVKHKLGLMREADISTKDFRELANEIGSLLTYEATKDLEMEEVEIDGWSGDKVAVERIKGKKVTVVPILRAGLGMMDGVLEHIPSARISVVGIYRDEETLQPVPYFKKLANDVDERLAIITDPMLATGGSMVATIDLLKEAGCKHIKVLVLVAAPEGVKVLEEAHPDVELYTASIDSHLNEKGYIIPGLGDAGDKIFGTK
- the fadD gene encoding long-chain-fatty-acid--CoA ligase FadD, with protein sequence MEKIWFKNYPPYSPQTIETNQYESLVEMFEAAIQRHPDMPAYINMGQILTFRKLEERSRSFAAYLQNELRLQKGDRIALMMPNLLQYPIALFGALRAGLVVVNVNPLYTPRELEHQLNDSGAKAIVIVSNFAATLEKVVFNTNIKHVILTRMGDQLSFGKRTLVNFVVKYIKKLVPKYKLPHAVSFREALSIGKQRQYVKPTINSAELAFLQYTGGTTGVAKGAMLTHQNLIANMMQAKWIVEPLLGSSSNLIGVVPLPLYHVLALSLNCLLFLELGITGLFITNPRDIPGFIKELKKYRVSVITGVNTLFNALLNHESLKEVDFSSLKLSVGGGAAIQSNVAKRWHDLTGCHIIEGYGMTECSPLISATRGDSQEYSGSIGVPVPNTDIRIVDDEGNEVPLGERGELLVKGPQVMQGYWNRPDETVEVLKDGWMATGDIVEMGQDLNLRIVDRKKDMIIVSGFNVYPTEIEEVISQNPKVNEVVAIGVPNPASGESIKIFVTKKEESLTRDELRTYCRQFLTGYKIPRDIEFRDELPKSNVGKILRRVLKDEELAKIKNSA
- a CDS encoding SoxR reducing system RseC family protein, which encodes MMMEQATVVAYKSGVAVVQCYAKRGCGGCSANSMCGTTALSALVGEKTAPKFSIKVDEPLQIGDEIKLGLPENTLLESVGLIYGLPLFVLIMTAVIFSQFFANELIVLLTMLLFTGITFWAVKKCIDKRSRQAHFSPIFLGKV
- a CDS encoding MucB/RseB C-terminal domain-containing protein, which produces MFVKMKKYVFLFILIFAQSTLSWAETGVKPPLSYLEAMTQAHKKSTYELLYILQTEGDVESFRLRHTFMDGKEYAQLLNLDRSREEIILKNQTISYLGYNFRPFSLNTPHILDNLPNVLYADYVNLKGYVFLDSGKDRIADRIARVIRIVPNDNLRHSYTLWIDDESHLLLKSQLRSVDNAVLEEFRVLHLYRAKELELIASAIESLVLPALTSINIEALKSQHNWEVDWLPTGFNLIENQTMNGAMYKLENESIDSRLYSDGLSTLNIYVMPSQGVNFNEYAWQQGKLTILNQTVNDKDIVIIGEIPIQSAKQILQSIRFLGEAN
- a CDS encoding sigma-E factor negative regulatory protein, which produces MQQSIIQQNEYLSAYMDGQGVDTDFVETLTSSPELKQKWASYHTIRSMMHGDEIILGNDFSAKMEALLENEEIDALPSEEKNKQPKGLLLKLKRWSTPIMQAGIAASVCLVAVLGVNSFNHKDEVAQAQPNILQTLPFSNSIEAVSYNAPANAQPTAEQLEVQQRRINALLENHELQRRTNNVILTETEKEKAQTSNIETQEEGQK
- the rpoE gene encoding RNA polymerase sigma factor RpoE; protein product: MSEQITDQELVEKAQKGDKKAFNLLVVRYQNRVAGLLTRYVARDDIPDIVQESFIKAYRSLASFRGESAFYTWLYRIAVNTAKNHLTSLGRRPPKEDILAEDAESYDVGVQLRESDTPENLVLSEELKRVVFDTIENLPDELKTAIRLRELEGLSYEEIAEVMECPVGTVRSRIFRAREAIDAKVNPLMQ
- the leuA gene encoding 2-isopropylmalate synthase translates to MSNNIIIFDTTLRDGEQSLKASLTVKEKLQIALALERLGVDVMEVGFPVSSSGDFESVQTIARHIKNSRVAALSRAVAKDIDAAYEALKVAEAFRIHTFIASSALHVEAKLKRSFDDVVEMAVAAVKRARGYTDDVEFSCEDAGRTGIDNICRIVEAAINAGATTVNIPDTVGFCLPNEYGNIIHQVMNRVPNIDKAVVSVHCHNDLGMATANSLTAIQNGARQIECTINGIGERAGNTALEEVVMAIKTRQEFLGVDTRINTQEIHRVSQMVSQLCNMPIQPNKAIVGSNAFAHSSGIHQDGMLKNKNTYEIMSPETIGLKKEKLNLTARSGRAAVKGHMADMGYTETDYDLDKLYEAFLQLADKKGQVFDYDLEALAFIDMQQGDEDRLKLDVITSQTISTLPASAFVQVELDGKRMNQTSNGGNGPVDAVYNAIMQIVGMDLKMSHYNLTAKGEGAEALGQVDIVVEYEGRKFHGVGLATDIVESSARALIHAINAIYRSQKVADLKSKK